A stretch of Cyanobacterium sp. HL-69 DNA encodes these proteins:
- the petF gene encoding ferredoxin yields the protein MRNYKVTIHNRQTNTTETVIVPEDQYILRTAENQDADAPFSCRNGACTTCAVRVIEGDVYQPEAMGLSPDLQKEGYALLCVSYPRSDLVVETQDEDEVYELQFGRYFGRGKVRFGFPIEDD from the coding sequence ATGCGAAACTATAAGGTAACAATTCATAACCGCCAAACCAACACCACGGAAACTGTCATAGTACCTGAAGATCAATATATTTTAAGAACCGCCGAAAATCAAGATGCCGATGCCCCTTTTTCCTGTCGAAATGGCGCCTGTACCACCTGCGCGGTAAGAGTAATTGAAGGAGATGTATATCAACCTGAAGCCATGGGATTATCTCCTGATTTACAAAAAGAGGGTTACGCTTTGTTGTGTGTAAGTTATCCTCGCTCAGATTTAGTGGTAGAAACCCAAGACGAAGATGAGGTTTACGAATTACAATTTGGACGTTATTTTGGTCGTGGAAAAGTTCGTTTTGGTTTCCCCATTGAGGATGATTAA
- a CDS encoding Circadian input kinase A, whose protein sequence is MNYPTVENVPHIENWAIINHQPVTVSPEATFLEVLRKFDQGCDCLIVVDCHIPLGVITIERVIKIITTGVNIYSLRARNFCQSFPCQKETELIDVFTIAQGIFQGKYDVYGCLNERDNFNGYINAKSLIRYLVTDSLYQRVTLNSIFKPNLIVVDQGDSILKIAEKYVDSLGQHGFVINHDQQLKIVSPHDIVKAFIDTSWENPHLQSLSLGEIPCFSSKEKIPTIVNVLQHKWAVLAHHQNGTLEQELSKSFCELGIGNISHHSFVEKLSLITPSHLIEVLNPLWQQNYLRQQQQELDSLKTAVRLEQKQVEQEKLLSSLSSRIRKSLKLDDILGSTVNEVRSFLDCDRVIIYQLYPDGDGVIIAESAGQNVMSILGRVVQDHCFAKDFIKPYLNGRIQATDNVFTANLSPCHLDLLLGIQVQANLVVPIIFHDHLWGLLAAQNSFTPRHWQKDELDLLQKLAAQVAIAIQQSQSAQKAFQVAKYQTAIAHLGNTALITNNLEILQKTTVKIIAETLNVKYCNLLELQANQAAFVLKAGVGWQDMWLGVARVGSSPRWMPGYTMTVKEPVITEDLLVETRFSPPPFLHNTNIISGAMVNIGSNDNYFGIIGVYSQNQRKFSPEEINFLQTVANVLATATLRTKSQRQLDYFFNLSLDMFCIAGVDGSFIRVNSSFSTTLGYGEEEMINKNMLSFIHPDDVEITAEELERLSRGFPSQNFENRWRTKDGLYRWLAWKSLPYEEGTFYAVARDITLAKQAEEQLRSLNEELETRVKDRTEELEQTTTQLRTFVQTAGTVLVVLNQDYRIMEWNEEAEKIFGWTRESVLGEDYFLLFVAPSDRDILREKLDITLVEGKVQRNLESKVMVADGTERTLLWNVNRFTDGKGEGIGIIACGQDIEEVRLAQLRLKLSEERFRSIFNQAAVGIVQVSLPGKLVLVNDKFTQLVGYNRHELSEMDFHALIHPDDVSDTLTDLSELLASNRATFEREIRIKRPHGDYLWIYLTMSVVWVSVEPSYFIAVINDISDRKQAEESLQKSESRLNSVLSSLQDVVWSMSLPDMNLRYINPACEILYGHSPASILANRGLLLDMVAPEYRQDVENTWQEILEGYKLGILQNETNKSWELEYKIILSTGKERWVRERSHIVYDRYGRAVSIDGISTDVTQRHEAEEKLFKSLQEKEVLLKEIHHRVKNNLYVISGLLNLQSSYVEDEQVRNLFHDSQNRIQTMAVIHEQLYQSDDLSEINLADYINRLVSNLFLSYNNSREGIKPVTNLAECYLNIETAIPAGLLINELVTNAFKHAFPHGKGEVTINLFLKNEQHIILEVKDNGKGFPDDLNWEESPSLGLRLVRLLTQQLDAEIEVTSFKNEGTCFCLDFAPIS, encoded by the coding sequence ATGAATTATCCCACGGTAGAAAATGTCCCTCACATAGAAAATTGGGCAATCATTAATCATCAACCTGTCACAGTTTCCCCCGAAGCTACATTTTTAGAAGTATTAAGAAAGTTTGATCAAGGATGCGATTGTTTAATTGTTGTTGATTGTCATATTCCTTTAGGGGTTATTACCATCGAAAGAGTAATAAAAATAATTACTACTGGGGTTAATATTTATTCTCTACGGGCAAGAAACTTTTGTCAGAGTTTTCCTTGTCAAAAAGAAACAGAATTAATAGACGTTTTTACCATTGCCCAAGGAATTTTTCAAGGAAAATATGATGTTTATGGTTGTTTAAATGAAAGGGATAATTTTAATGGTTATATTAATGCTAAAAGTTTAATTCGTTATCTTGTCACGGATTCTTTATATCAAAGAGTTACCTTAAACAGCATTTTTAAGCCTAATTTAATTGTAGTGGATCAGGGAGATAGTATTTTAAAAATAGCTGAAAAATATGTTGATAGCCTTGGGCAACATGGATTTGTTATTAATCATGATCAACAATTAAAAATAGTTTCTCCTCACGATATTGTCAAGGCTTTTATTGATACAAGCTGGGAGAATCCGCACCTACAAAGTTTAAGTTTAGGAGAAATTCCTTGTTTTTCTTCTAAAGAAAAAATCCCTACTATTGTAAATGTTTTACAACATAAATGGGCTGTTTTGGCACACCATCAAAATGGTACTTTAGAGCAGGAATTATCGAAGTCTTTTTGTGAGTTGGGTATAGGAAATATTTCCCACCATAGTTTTGTTGAAAAATTGAGCTTAATCACCCCTTCCCATTTAATAGAGGTACTGAATCCTCTTTGGCAACAAAATTATTTACGACAACAACAGCAAGAATTAGACTCTCTTAAAACGGCGGTAAGGTTAGAGCAAAAACAAGTTGAACAGGAAAAGTTATTATCTAGTCTTAGCTCTCGTATTCGCAAATCTTTGAAGTTAGATGATATTTTGGGGAGTACTGTCAATGAGGTACGTTCTTTTTTAGATTGCGATCGCGTGATAATCTACCAATTATACCCTGACGGAGACGGAGTGATTATCGCTGAATCGGCAGGACAAAACGTCATGTCCATTTTAGGTAGAGTAGTGCAAGACCATTGTTTTGCCAAAGACTTTATTAAACCTTATCTAAATGGTAGAATCCAAGCGACAGACAATGTTTTTACTGCCAATTTATCCCCTTGTCACCTCGATTTATTGTTAGGGATTCAGGTACAGGCAAATTTAGTTGTGCCTATTATTTTTCATGATCATCTTTGGGGTTTGTTGGCTGCCCAAAACTCCTTTACTCCCCGTCATTGGCAAAAAGATGAGTTAGATTTATTACAAAAATTAGCGGCTCAAGTGGCGATCGCCATTCAACAGTCACAGTCAGCCCAGAAAGCCTTTCAAGTGGCGAAATATCAAACAGCCATCGCCCACCTAGGTAATACAGCCCTTATCACCAACAACTTAGAAATATTACAAAAAACCACCGTCAAAATTATCGCCGAAACCCTCAATGTCAAATATTGTAACCTCCTCGAACTACAAGCCAATCAAGCCGCCTTTGTCCTTAAGGCAGGGGTAGGATGGCAGGATATGTGGCTAGGGGTCGCCAGAGTCGGTTCTTCTCCCCGTTGGATGCCGGGGTACACCATGACCGTCAAAGAGCCTGTCATTACCGAGGATTTGCTCGTAGAAACAAGATTTAGCCCTCCACCATTTTTGCACAACACCAACATTATTAGTGGGGCGATGGTGAATATTGGTAGTAATGATAACTACTTTGGTATCATCGGCGTATATAGCCAAAATCAACGGAAATTTAGCCCCGAAGAAATTAACTTTTTACAAACCGTCGCCAACGTTTTAGCTACCGCCACCCTGCGCACCAAATCCCAAAGACAGTTAGACTACTTTTTCAATTTATCCCTTGATATGTTTTGTATTGCGGGGGTTGACGGCTCATTTATACGGGTGAATTCCAGCTTTTCTACCACCCTCGGTTATGGGGAGGAGGAGATGATTAATAAAAATATGCTCTCCTTTATCCATCCCGATGATGTGGAAATCACCGCCGAAGAGTTAGAGAGATTGAGTCGAGGTTTTCCTAGTCAAAACTTTGAAAATCGTTGGCGCACCAAGGATGGATTATATCGTTGGTTGGCATGGAAGAGTTTACCCTACGAGGAGGGAACCTTTTACGCTGTAGCACGGGATATTACTTTGGCAAAACAAGCCGAGGAACAGTTACGCAGTTTAAATGAAGAGTTAGAAACTAGGGTAAAAGACCGTACGGAGGAATTAGAGCAAACCACTACCCAGTTACGCACCTTTGTACAAACCGCAGGGACAGTGTTGGTGGTACTAAATCAAGATTATCGTATCATGGAATGGAATGAGGAGGCGGAAAAAATATTTGGTTGGACGAGGGAGTCGGTATTAGGAGAAGATTACTTTTTATTGTTTGTTGCCCCCAGTGATAGGGATATTTTGAGGGAAAAACTAGATATTACCTTGGTAGAAGGTAAGGTACAACGGAATTTAGAAAGTAAGGTAATGGTGGCTGATGGCACTGAAAGGACTTTGTTATGGAATGTTAATCGCTTTACTGATGGTAAGGGAGAAGGTATTGGTATTATTGCCTGTGGGCAGGATATTGAGGAGGTAAGACTGGCACAACTAAGGCTAAAGTTGAGTGAAGAAAGATTCCGCAGTATCTTTAACCAAGCGGCGGTGGGCATTGTGCAGGTAAGTCTTCCAGGGAAGTTGGTTTTGGTGAATGATAAGTTTACTCAGTTGGTGGGCTACAATCGCCATGAGTTGTCGGAGATGGATTTCCATGCTCTCATTCATCCTGATGATGTTTCTGATACCCTCACGGATTTGTCGGAGTTGTTGGCTAGTAATCGGGCTACCTTTGAGCGAGAAATTAGGATAAAACGCCCCCACGGGGATTATCTTTGGATATATCTTACTATGTCGGTGGTGTGGGTATCTGTAGAGCCATCTTACTTTATCGCTGTAATTAATGATATAAGTGATCGCAAACAGGCGGAAGAATCTTTACAAAAAAGTGAATCCCGTTTGAATAGTGTTCTTAGTTCGTTACAGGATGTAGTATGGTCAATGTCTTTACCAGATATGAATTTGCGCTACATTAACCCTGCCTGTGAAATATTATATGGTCATTCTCCTGCGTCTATTTTGGCAAATCGGGGATTGTTATTGGATATGGTAGCGCCAGAATATCGTCAAGATGTGGAGAATACATGGCAGGAGATTTTGGAGGGTTATAAACTAGGAATTTTGCAAAATGAAACCAATAAAAGTTGGGAATTAGAATATAAAATTATTTTGTCCACAGGTAAAGAAAGATGGGTTAGAGAGCGATCGCACATAGTCTATGATAGATATGGTAGGGCTGTAAGTATTGACGGAATTTCTACCGATGTTACCCAACGTCACGAAGCCGAAGAAAAACTATTCAAATCTCTCCAAGAAAAAGAAGTCCTACTTAAGGAAATCCATCATAGAGTCAAAAATAACCTCTATGTCATCTCAGGATTACTCAACCTGCAATCAAGCTATGTAGAAGATGAGCAAGTGCGTAACCTTTTCCACGATAGCCAAAACCGTATCCAAACCATGGCAGTCATCCATGAACAACTATATCAGTCCGATGACCTTTCCGAAATAAATCTTGCCGACTACATAAACCGCCTCGTATCTAACCTTTTCCTCTCTTATAACAATAGCCGAGAAGGTATCAAACCCGTAACCAATCTCGCCGAATGTTATCTCAACATTGAAACCGCTATCCCCGCAGGTTTACTCATCAATGAATTAGTTACCAATGCTTTTAAACACGCTTTCCCCCACGGCAAAGGGGAAGTAACCATTAATTTATTCCTTAAAAATGAACAACATATTATCCTTGAAGTAAAAGATAACGGTAAAGGTTTTCCTGATGATTTAAACTGGGAAGAAAGTCCTTCTTTAGGCTTAAGATTAGTAAGGTTATTAACTCAACAATTAGACGCAGAAATTGAGGTTACTTCTTTTAAAAATGAAGGTACTTGTTTTTGTTTAGATTTTGCCCCTATTAGTTAA
- the nuc gene encoding micrococcal nuclease: MANFKGFVLSIILCCLLSSCGQNVLSDNFVSGQLVRVVSGQTLEVAINNQAYRVRLTGLDVPENQQETAEKTILNLLTNNLQNPLNSVTITIKTDLTAKDSFDRLSAYVWLNNDFINQKIIEDGSAIANLTYTDGKYDDILINAQNYARIMNKGIWETRDN; the protein is encoded by the coding sequence ATGGCTAATTTTAAAGGGTTTGTGCTTTCAATTATTCTTTGTTGTCTATTATCCTCCTGTGGACAAAATGTTTTATCCGATAACTTTGTTTCTGGGCAATTGGTGCGGGTTGTCAGTGGGCAAACCCTTGAGGTAGCTATCAACAATCAAGCCTATCGAGTGCGTTTAACTGGTTTAGATGTGCCTGAAAATCAGCAGGAAACAGCAGAAAAAACTATTCTCAATCTACTTACAAATAATCTTCAAAATCCTCTTAATTCTGTTACTATCACCATTAAAACTGATTTAACCGCAAAAGATTCATTTGATCGACTTTCTGCCTATGTATGGCTAAATAATGATTTTATTAATCAAAAAATTATTGAGGATGGAAGTGCGATCGCCAATTTAACCTACACAGACGGGAAATATGATGATATTTTAATCAATGCCCAAAACTATGCCCGAATTATGAATAAAGGAATTTGGGAGACAAGAGATAATTGA
- the tldD gene encoding TldD protein — protein MKDYRNLLSDLIKQYRKRVDFLSIRLENSEGTNIALRNGAVETLSEGVSVGGQVRACYKGGWGFATFNDLSQLKERVEEAIAFARIIGDDETLLAPVETVEVSCRLPLIGTNPRLIPLGDKKALCDHYYHILKNYHPHINSASVTYYDAQQEIILATSEGSMIQQSWIDSEMRFSAIAKKAHQIQTGRETTGTRKGYEDLTNLDKQVESASIRAVNALSLPSVKGGKYPVVIDPILTGLFVHEAFGHLSEADMAYENPDLLEVMTMGRKFGEEFLQIFDGAMPEGHRGSYYYDDEGTKATTTQLIKDGVLVGRLHSRETAGKLGEKPTGNARCLNYHYPPIVRMTNTWIGRGETPVQDLFSNISEGVYASNWLGGMTNGEMFTFSAGEAWMIRDGQIAEPVKNVTLSGNVFKTLAQISAIGDDFYWDESGGCGKGGQSGLAVGCAGPSLRIEEIVIGGESLE, from the coding sequence ATGAAAGATTATCGCAATTTATTATCAGATTTAATCAAGCAGTATCGAAAACGAGTAGATTTCCTAAGTATTCGCCTAGAAAACTCTGAAGGTACCAATATTGCCCTGAGAAATGGGGCGGTAGAAACCCTCAGCGAAGGGGTATCCGTAGGGGGGCAGGTAAGGGCTTGTTATAAAGGGGGTTGGGGTTTTGCTACCTTTAATGATTTATCACAGCTTAAAGAAAGGGTCGAAGAGGCGATCGCCTTTGCCCGTATCATAGGAGATGATGAGACTCTTCTTGCCCCTGTGGAAACGGTGGAGGTAAGTTGTCGGTTGCCCCTCATTGGCACCAATCCCCGTTTAATTCCATTGGGGGATAAAAAAGCACTATGTGACCATTACTATCACATTCTCAAAAATTATCATCCTCACATCAATTCCGCATCCGTCACCTATTACGATGCCCAACAAGAAATTATCCTCGCTACCTCCGAAGGAAGCATGATACAGCAGTCTTGGATTGATAGTGAAATGCGCTTTAGTGCGATCGCCAAAAAAGCCCATCAAATACAAACGGGGCGAGAAACCACAGGTACAAGGAAAGGTTATGAAGATTTAACCAACCTTGATAAACAGGTAGAAAGTGCCTCCATTCGTGCCGTAAATGCCCTCAGTTTACCCTCCGTCAAGGGTGGCAAATATCCCGTAGTAATTGACCCTATTTTGACAGGGTTATTTGTCCATGAGGCTTTTGGGCATCTTTCCGAAGCTGATATGGCCTATGAAAACCCCGATTTATTAGAAGTAATGACCATGGGGCGCAAATTTGGCGAGGAATTTTTGCAAATTTTTGACGGGGCAATGCCCGAAGGACATCGGGGCAGTTATTATTATGACGATGAAGGCACCAAAGCAACCACCACCCAGTTAATCAAAGATGGTGTTTTGGTGGGGCGTTTACACTCTCGGGAAACCGCTGGAAAATTGGGAGAAAAACCCACAGGCAATGCCCGTTGTCTCAACTACCATTATCCTCCCATCGTCCGCATGACTAACACTTGGATTGGTAGGGGTGAAACTCCTGTACAGGATTTATTTAGCAATATTTCCGAGGGGGTATATGCTTCTAATTGGTTAGGAGGCATGACAAACGGAGAGATGTTTACTTTTAGCGCGGGGGAGGCGTGGATGATTCGAGATGGACAAATTGCCGAGCCTGTAAAAAATGTCACCCTTTCAGGAAATGTATTTAAAACCTTAGCACAAATAAGTGCGATCGGGGATGACTTTTATTGGGATGAGTCAGGGGGTTGTGGGAAAGGAGGGCAATCTGGCTTGGCGGTAGGGTGCGCCGGCCCTAGTTTACGCATTGAGGAGATAGTTATTGGGGGAGAAAGTTTGGAGTAA
- a CDS encoding Cobalt-zinc-cadmium resistance protein has product MAQDIRKEVKKVLLITLVLNMTVVIIKGVIGVLTGSLSLQADALHSVTDGVNNILGLVTNQLSSPMPDRDHPYGHQKFEALGALGVAVFLGIACFEIFKSAIARIFAPSEIVTIEVAELWLLFLVLGINIFVAFYERRVGKRLGSQILVADASHTMGDVWVTIIVLAGLMGIWASNQGFFIPFQALDVWLAFPVAFLVFKSGWDVLQNNIPWLVDQMAIAPEAIYQTVMEVDGVINCHDIASRGLLGRQVFIEMHLIVKPKDVETAHLVTEEVEKKLQQKFHPVRTIIHVEPSSYQSNQITFEEN; this is encoded by the coding sequence ATGGCACAAGACATCAGAAAAGAAGTTAAAAAGGTATTGTTAATTACCCTCGTTTTAAATATGACGGTGGTGATAATTAAGGGGGTAATTGGTGTTTTAACTGGCTCTCTCAGTTTACAAGCAGATGCTCTTCATAGTGTCACCGATGGGGTAAATAATATTTTGGGTTTGGTGACAAATCAGCTTTCTTCTCCTATGCCAGATCGAGATCATCCCTATGGACACCAGAAGTTTGAAGCCCTTGGAGCATTGGGGGTTGCGGTGTTTTTGGGGATTGCTTGTTTTGAAATTTTTAAAAGTGCAATCGCCCGTATTTTTGCTCCCAGTGAAATTGTAACCATTGAGGTGGCAGAGTTGTGGTTATTGTTCTTAGTTTTGGGTATTAATATCTTTGTGGCTTTTTATGAGCGTAGAGTAGGCAAAAGATTAGGTAGTCAAATCCTTGTTGCCGATGCTAGTCATACCATGGGTGATGTGTGGGTGACAATCATCGTTTTAGCTGGACTTATGGGCATCTGGGCATCTAATCAGGGGTTTTTTATTCCTTTTCAAGCCCTTGATGTATGGTTGGCTTTTCCTGTGGCTTTTCTAGTTTTTAAGAGTGGTTGGGATGTCTTACAAAACAATATACCATGGCTGGTGGATCAAATGGCGATCGCCCCTGAAGCTATTTATCAAACCGTTATGGAAGTAGATGGAGTTATCAACTGCCACGATATCGCCTCTAGGGGTTTACTCGGCAGACAAGTATTTATCGAAATGCACCTTATCGTTAAACCCAAGGATGTAGAAACCGCCCATTTAGTTACTGAAGAAGTAGAGAAAAAACTACAACAAAAATTCCATCCTGTCCGCACTATTATTCATGTTGAGCCTTCATCCTATCAATCTAATCAAATTACTTTTGAAGAAAATTAA